Proteins from a single region of Punica granatum isolate Tunisia-2019 chromosome 8, ASM765513v2, whole genome shotgun sequence:
- the LOC116189084 gene encoding protein PLANT CADMIUM RESISTANCE 7-like: MCPRKPVADANSAPQPAAFPPPQAFQASPPPSVPQFVAAAPPTQSQVPTGWTTGLCACFDDPSNCCITFFCPCVTFGQTAEVIDKGNTSCFRAETTCALLFNHFGLFCCYTCTYRTKLPGLYSLHGDQCGDFCTHCWCTCCALCQEYRELKNRGLDPSIGWAGNQQKMQQPIPVVLPPVVPMGMMRN, translated from the exons ATGTGTCCAAGGAAACCCGTGGCTGACGCAAACTCGGCTCCGCAGCCGGCGGCGTTTCCACCTCCACAAGCGTTTCAGGCCTCGCCACCTCCTTCAGTGCCACAATTTGTTGCTGCTGCTCCTCCTACCCAGAGCCAAGTGCCCACGGGATGGACCACGGGTCTCTGTGCTTGTTTCGACGATCCGTCCAACT GCTGCATCACCTTCTTCTGCCCCTGCGTCACTTTTGGCCAGACCGCGGAGGTCATTGACAAAGGAAACACTT CCTGCTTCCGTGCGGAAACGACATGCGCGCTGCTGTTTAACCACTTCGGGCTTTTCTGCTGCTACACATGCACTTATCGGACCAAGCTCCCGGGACTCTACTCGTTGCATGGTGACCAGTGCGGAGACTTCTGCACTCACTGTTGGTGCACCTGCTGCGCCCTTTGCCAGGAGTACCGTGAGCTCAAGAACCGCGGCCTAGATCCGTCCATTG GATGGGCTGGGAACCAGCAAAAGATGCAACAGCCGATCCCAGTTGTTCTTCCCCCAGTGGTTCCAATGGGCATGATGCGTAATTAA